A segment of the Sanyastnella coralliicola genome:
CATCTTTAATTCCCTGAAGCAGCTTCCCTTTTTGTACAAGGTGCATGGTGGCTGAAGCGAGTTCTTTGTTCTTGTGGGCTATCTCAGATTCTAATTGTTCGCTCCGGATCTGATCGATCACTTGAACACTCTGGTCTTTCTGCTCTTGAAGCTCTTTCTCCTTTTCGATTACGAGAGCCGCCTTTTCCTTTTTGTATTTGCGCTCGTTAGAGAGGTATACAAGGACTAAAATTACCGCACCCAGGGTGATCCATGAAAAAACGGCAATCGTTGAAGAATACCACGCTGATTGGACTTCAATATTGAAAGATGTTGAAGAAAGTACTGTTCCATTTCCGTCGACAATGCGTGCAACGAAAGTGTAGTCATCTGCTGGGAGGTTAGTATAGTCTCTGAAATAGCTCCCGTCATCAACTGTCCATTCGTCTTCGAAGCCCTCCAATCGGGTTTGTACAGAGATGGCGCGTTCTTGAATGAACGATGTAGGTCTGAATCGAATTCGGAAGGACGCTTCTGACTTGTTCAACTCTAAGACATTCTCATTCTGATTCAGAGTGGAGTAATATGTCGTATCATTATTCAACGATTCAACGGTTCGGAGGGTGAGCGAAGGAGTCTTTTCGAGAAAACGATTCAAGTCGTTGAGATCAATCGAGATGAAACCGTCTTCTGCTCCGACGTATGCTACGCTGTCATTGATGAACTCTGCACTTTCGAACCCGTTAACTAGCTTTTGCTTCAATTCTGGGATGGCAGCGACACTCACGGTTTTGTCAATGGCAGATTCAGTGATATTCATAATCCCGAATTCTGTTTCGGTGATGAACCACATGTCTTCTTTTGGGCCATTGAATACTCGTCTGAAGGACGGAGTAGAGGGGAAGTGTTCCTCAATGCCGTTCAATGGCTTAACGCTCTTGCTGTTTGTATCGTAGGTGTATAGCCCTTCTTCAGACGTAAAAATGAGGTTGTCACCAACCCGTTCCACGTAGATCTTTTGGTTGCTTGGGAATCCATTTTCCTGATCGTAGAACTGCACGTTTGGGTGCAAAAGATCATTGAATTCGACTCTCCATGCTCCTATGTAGGGATGACTAACCCACCAAGTGGATTCGTCCTCTTCAGCCATGATACGGGCACTTTGATCAATTCCCGTGATTCGATCAATGAATTTCCAGGTGCCTTGTTGTTTTTGAATAAGGCCAAGTCCGTCATAATGGCCGGAGATGAGTACATCCTCATTGGAGCCGAGTTTCACCACCTGCCATGTGCCAATGCCATTGTACAGATGTCTTAAAGTTTCACCGTCATAGGTGAAAAGGCCATCCTGATGTGAAATCCAAAGCAGATCGTCGTAAACATCAAGACCCCAGATCTGACCAACTAAATCGCCTACCATGGAGTAGGCATTAAAGCTTTCGGGCTCAGCTTTGAATAAACCATTGTTCGTACCGAAGTACATGATCCCTTGGTATTCTATGCATGCGTACCCTGCACCTTTGAGAAAGCCATCTGGGGATAGTTTGTAGTAAGGAGCACTCGTATTCAGTACATCGATGCCATTCGTGGTGCCTAACCAGACATCGTCATTCGAGTCTAAGAATGAAGCGAGGATATCATTTCGTTGGAGGCCCTCCGATACTGTTATCTGGCCTGTGATGTCCAAATCAAAATCAGTAGTAATGACACCACCTCGGCGAGTCGTAAACAGAAAACCATTCTTGGTTTCAATGATAGTGTTTACAAAGTATCTCCTCAATAACTCGTTTAATTCGGCCAAGGGCTGATCAATCTCACTATTCAAAGGGATACCTCCATTTCCTACCGTAAAAATGATTTCTGTACCATTTTGAAGAATGACAACGTCAACAAATTCACCTACATCGGTAGGAAGAGTTCGAAAAGCATTGTTGTTAATCACGTCAAAGGCCACGGAGTCACGGAAGTGAAGAAGCGGACCACTAATACTTCGGACTAGTCGCTCGCCTTTATAATTGATTGAGCAACTCTGGTCGTTTCTGTTAAAGATGAGAAAGTGATTCTCACATCGTGCGAAAAGCTTGCCTTCTTGAAACTGGAGTTCCCACACCTCACCAAACTGACGACCATTACTTGGGATTTGGTCTATCAATGAAATGTACTCAGGTGAACGCTGCTCAAAGTCCCAGAAACCAAGCTCGTTCTGTCCACCACAATATACCTTAGAGCCATCCAGTGCAATCGAACGTTGAATGGTTCCATTCGGCTGACGATAAAGGTGCCATTCAACTCCGTCGTAAAGTAAAAGCCCATCGTTATTCGCAGCAACGATGTAGCCATTGTCTAACTGGGCTATCTCTCGTGTTTGACTACCACCCTCATAGTCAGACTTTTTGAAGTTGATGACTTTGGAAGTCCCTTCTGTCTGTCCGAATGATACATCACATGTCAGCGTCAATGTGAGCAGGAAACCAATAATTTGTGAAAGTAGTCTAACCTTCATTGATGTAGTGCTAAGGTGAAGTGAAAGTCGTTAAAAACCTTTATATTACAAAGGAATCGAGGCTGAATAATTGGCGAATGATGTACTGATGATGTAGTGCGAATTTCGGTGGATGTGGTTACGATGTAGTGTGGTTGTTGTCGATTCTTTAATCCTACATTAACTTGCTCACAAACCTTTACAAATGAAGAAGATTTACGCATTGCTCGTAGCAACATTAATGACCTGCTCGCTCGTAACAGCACAGGAGATGTATGATTCGTTTGACGACGTTCGAACGGTGACTTACGGATTGAATATTCCTTTCCCGGAACAAATGAACAACGGAATTGGAGGTATGGAATGGCCTGGTTGGCACGGAACATTACTTCAATACACAGTAAACCCTGGCCCGAATGACGTTAATGACAGTCCTTCATGTGCAGAGTATACTCGTAATCCAGCCGAAACTTTCGATGTTATCCTCGTTGATTGTGGAGAATTGGGTGATCTTGCTCCATACCTAGCAGGTGAAAAGACAATGACAATGGATGTGTTCGCACCAGTTCCTGGAATTACCGTTCAAATTTCACTTCAAAACGCTGAGCTTGCGGCTAACAATGGCTACCCGGGTGGACGTCACTCAGAGTACCAAGCGATCACTACGACAGGTGGTGAATGGGAAACACTCGAGTTCACACTAACAGGACAGCCTTGGACTGACGGTGCGAATGCAGGTTGGTGGCCAGATGCAGCAACTGCAAACGTTGACTGTGATGAAATGGTTCTTCTTTTCAACCCAGGAGTAAACGTATCTGAAACATATTACTTTGACAACCTCATGGGGGCCGAGCGTGCAGAAGCGCCTTGTGAAGCATACAACGAAGCAGACTTTGTGTTGATGGATGCTGATTGTGATAACGATGGATTTGTCATTGAATACACTGACGGTCGTATGTCAATCTTCCCAGATCCTGCGCTTGACCAAGACGATAAGTGTTTGGAATACGCGCGTAACGGAGGAGCTCCGGATGACGTAGTTGTTGGAAACTTCGCTCAGGCACTAAATATCCCAGTAGGAGAAACAACAACGTTATACTTCGACTTTTGGGATCCAGCTGCGCCAAGCACGGTTCTATTCTCTATCCAAGATGATTTCGGATTGGAATTAATCCTAGGAGAATTCGTTACAACCACTTCTCTTCAGTGGGAGACATTCTCACTTGATCTAGCGCCAATTCAAGGTGCTCCAAACGCCACTGATTTCGTTATTCTAATTGAACCAGGACAAGAGCTCGCTGAGACCTTCTACATTGACAACCTAATTGTCGAAACATTGGTGAACGTTGAAGAGCAGTCTTCAATTGATCTTGAAATCTACCCGAACCCTTCAACAGGACTTGTAAACATTAAGGCTAGCGAACAGCTAGAGCGTTACGATGTGTACAATTCAATGGGTTCACTAGTAGCTAGTGATTTGATCATCCAGACACAAACGCAGATCGATCTTTCATACCTATCTACAGGACTTTACACTGTTCATGTGACAAGCGAAGCGGGAGTGAGCGAACAGAAGACACTGTTCATCCAGCCGTAATCACATGGATACGCTCGACTTTCTGGTAGTCGGCGCTTATTTCCTGCTCATTTTTGCTGTGGCTTTCTATGTCACTCGAAAAGAGCGTAAGGAGAAATCGTCGGATGCCTACTTCCTAGGAGGTAAGAACAGTGGCTGGTTTGTTATCGGTGCTTCGCTGTTTGCTTCCAACATTGGATCTGAACACCTAATCGGCCTTGCCGGTTCGGGTGCGCGAGGGGATTTTGTCAACGGACAGTTTGAAATCCTTGCAGCTCTTATTCTCCTTCTTCTCGGTTGGGTATTCGTACCATTCTACATTAAGAGTGGGGTGTTTACGATGCCTGAATTCTTGGAGAAACGATACTCTCGAGGAGCTCGCCGATACTTGAGTGTGATCTCGATCCTTGCATATGTTCTCACGAAGATCTCGGTAACCATCTTTGCTGGTGCACTTGTTTTCGAGCAATTGCTTGGTATTGAGTTCTGGACAGGTGCAGTACTCGTGGTCATCGCCACTGGTGTTTACACTATTTTCGGAGGTCTGAAGGCAGTGGTATATACTGACATGGTGCAGATGTTTGTACTGATAGGTGGTGCTATTGCAGTCACGGCTTTTGGTATCGATCAACTCGGTGGATGGGATGCCATGATGGCATCAATTACCGCTGACGTGGGCGATTCAAAAGCTACAGATTACCTGAGCCTTTGGAGACCAAACAGTGATACCAATTACCCATGGACAGGAATTCTCTTCGGAGCACCTATTCTTGGTGTATGGTACTGGTGTACTGACCAGTTTATTGTACAACGTGTACTTTCTGCTAAAGACCCTGCAAATGCGCGTCAAGGAACCATCTTTGCTGGCTTCTTGAAGCTACTTCCAATCTTCTTATTTGTACTGCCAGGGGTCGTAGCATTCGGACTGTTCACACAAGACGGTACCCTTCTTCTCGGAGAAGACGGAGAGATTCTTTATGATGCTGCACTCCCTGCGATGGTAGCGAACTACCTTCCGGTCGGTCTAAAAGGACTGGTTGCAGCTGGACTGCTTGCAGCGCTGATGAGCTCGCTCAGTAGTGTATTCAACTCTTGTTCCACGCTAGTGACAATGGACTTCTTCAAAATCTGGAACCCAGATTTGAGTGAACGTCGTCTGGTATACATCGGACAAGTATCAACAGCGGTTTTAGTGGTTATCGGTTTGGCATGGATTCCTCTTATGGAAAACATGATGTCAGACGGAGGACTATTCAAGTACCTTCAGAGTATTCAAGCGTACATTTCACCACCGATTGCTGCGGTGTTCCTATTTGGAATTTTGACTCCAGCTGTGAACCACAGAGGAGCTATCCTAGCACTGTGGACTGGTTTTGTGATTGGTTGTGTGCGTCTTGCGCTTGAATTCATGACTGCTACTGACGCAGCAGGAAACGCGATCCTTTCAGTACAGAAAGGTGGGCTTGTCGACAGCTTTGTCTCAATCAACTTCTTACACTTTGCATTGATCCTCTTCTTCATTTCTTCGATCGTGCATTTTGTTGGAAGTCGTGGAGTTCAGCATGACCGTCAGGCCATCTTGTACTTGACAATGGCTGATCGCAACAACGGATTTATGAAAGAACCAGCTGTAAAACGAGATTTATTATTGACGATGATCTTGGTGGTTCTAGTGATTATTCTGTGGGTAATGTTCTCACCAATCGGAATGGCATGATGAAGAATGTTGTTTTGATTATAGCACTCTTGATTAGCGTTCCTACGTTTGCGGTATCTGATACCCTAGACTGGAAAGGGAATGAAGACAAAGAGTACAAACTGTCAAAACGCGTCAGTGGATTCTCTTTAAATGGTTATTACCGTTTCTATGGTTTCAATCGAAGCCTCGATCAGAACTTCCAGGTTCTACCGGATAACCAATTCGCTAACACACCTCCATACGTTTTCGGAGTTGGAGATGTGTACCGTGATCCACCGATCTTTTTGATGACTGCAAGCATTCGTCCAGGTGGCGGTGCTTCAATTAGTATGGATTATGCACTCTACTCGCACTTCACAGGAAGTAACGGTAGTGTACCAAATAACCTTAACCTCGGAATTAGCCTTTATGGAACCGTTCCAACAGATTACGCAACGATCGGTTTCCAGTTAGGAGGGATCAACTGGGTTGAGGTGAGTGATATGGTGTTCTCTAGTTTTGTAGGGTATAACCGATTTAGTCTCTTTGAGCGCTGGGCCTGGGAAGGAAACGGACAAGGCTCTGAGCGTGCGGATATCTACATGCAGAGTGGAGATATTTCCCGAGACGGTCGTTGGGCTAACCAAGCTTTCAAAGGAGCACTTTTTGACCTAACAGATTTGCCAGCTGGACTCAGCGCGCGCTTAATGTTTGGTAAAACAGCGGCTACGACCACTTTCGGTCGTGCTTTGCCTGCGTCGAGTTACGGTGGTCGCTTGCGTAAGAGCTTTGAGAATGGCTTCGTTGGCGTGAACACAATGAACTACCTGCTCTACACTGATTCGATTGCGACTCAAAAAGCAGGGATTAGCCTCCACACGATCAATGGACGTTGGGCGAATGACAAGATTGCAGTCAACGCAGAAGCGGGGATTGGTAGCTTATTTTCTCCGACGCAAGAGCTTGACTATGGCGAAGCGGTTCGTGTAAATGTGAGTGTGAACGAGATTACGCCATGGCTTTCCGGTGATATTGATGTCTTCAGGCTAGCGCCGGAATTCGTCAACTACTTCGGTAACTTCTTGTCGTCAAACACTCAGATTATCACTGATGATGACGCCGGACAGATTGTTACAGGTGGGGGTGGAGCTGCCGCATTCGCAGGAAGTATCACAGACGTTGGTCAAATTTTGAACAACCGTCAAGGATTCTCATTCAACCTTTTCGCTGATTTCGAGAAGACTCACATTTCCATCGGAAACATGGTTTCTGAGGAATTGGAGCGTGCATCGAACCGCTTATCGTTCGGACATAAGATCAATGGACTTGCCTTGTCGCGTTTCGCTCCGTTTGCGCAGCAAATTGGACCATACGGACGATGGAGCGCTTTCTACAGAGGTGTTGCTGAGGATGTCTTCATTACTGATGTTGATTCACTCGGACTTCCTCAGAATTTGCTTGGGTTCAACACCCTTCAGTACCAAATCAAACAACGAGTAGATGTGCTAGATCACCCGATCTACCTTCTCTACAACGGAATGAGTGGTTCTGTAGGCGATGGATTGAGCTTGCTTCCAATCTTCAATGATGACGCATATCTGAGAACCAATTACCACGAGTTTGATTTCATCACACCTATTCGTGATTGGTTAGACTTAAGTGTGGGTGTTGGATTGGAAACCATTAAAGGAAACGATCGCACCAACAACATCTATTATCGCGACCTCAATGGCAACCTTGCCGGGGCAACGGTAGAAGATATCTCTGGCGATTTTGACAGTTATGGTTTGGATGGAACTCCAATCGCAGGTTCGAATTACGCGGGAACAACCACTGCAGCCGCAGGTCCAATTGACCAGCGTTCTACTTCTTTCGGAGTAGGGCTCGATGTGAGGCTTTCGAAGAGCTCAGGTCTGTACATCAGACATAAGCGATTCACTCAAAAAGACGAAAACTTCGTTCAGGATGACATTTCTGGTACGGAGACAACAATAGAACTTAAAGTATTCTTCTGATGAGAATTACGAAATACATATTCATGATCCTCATCTCATCGTTAAGCATTTCCGCGCTAGCGCAGAATGAGAAATTCCAGGTATACGGAGCCGGGAGATTCTACATGCAAAACAGTGAGATTGGTGGAGATCTGTACCGTCAGACCATTGTAAATGGCGACACCTTGGCGGCAGATACCGTGAACGCGCGTAAAGAAATGACTGGTTATGCGCTATTCGATCTCGGATTCCAAGTAAACCCAAATCCTTCCACTGAAATCCGAGTACTAACTCGTGTAACAAGCGACCTCGATGGATTTTGGGGAGCTGGTATTGGCTTTGGTTTCCGTGAACTGTACATCCGTGGTCTAGTCAAAGGAAGGGTGCGCTACCGTGTTGGTGACTTGGATTTGAAGATGACACCGTTCACGCTGTACAACAGTGACGCTGACCTTGGTCAACACAGAATGTCAAGTCTTCATGTTTACGAGGACATCATTCAGTACGAACAGTTTTACCGAAACAATCGCTGGCGCCAGCAAGGGGTTCAGACTGATTTCAAACTGCGTCTTCCTGGAAAAGGAAATACGCTTGGATTCGACATGTTCCTTGCTAAGAATCGCCAAACGGACTTCTTCTTTACACCAGATCGTTTGATTGGTGGGGGAAGCATGGTATATGGCCGCAAGGGCTTCGGTGAAATTGGTTACAACTTGGTTGGAATATTTGACGTGGCACAGACAGCTCAATTCTCAGAAGAGATGAAAGCGACAACGGTGCACACGATCAACGCGAAACTGAAGCCGGTTGAAGACCTCGACCTCATTTTCTACGGAGAAGGAGGAATGAGCATGTCTCGCTACGAGGAAATCAATGAAGCGCCAGAAGACACTTCTGATGTGTTCTTCCAGTTAGGGGTTCGTCGTAACACAGAAGACAAGCTTCGTTTCTACGGAGAATACCTAT
Coding sequences within it:
- a CDS encoding helix-turn-helix and ligand-binding sensor domain-containing protein; the encoded protein is MKVRLLSQIIGFLLTLTLTCDVSFGQTEGTSKVINFKKSDYEGGSQTREIAQLDNGYIVAANNDGLLLYDGVEWHLYRQPNGTIQRSIALDGSKVYCGGQNELGFWDFEQRSPEYISLIDQIPSNGRQFGEVWELQFQEGKLFARCENHFLIFNRNDQSCSINYKGERLVRSISGPLLHFRDSVAFDVINNNAFRTLPTDVGEFVDVVILQNGTEIIFTVGNGGIPLNSEIDQPLAELNELLRRYFVNTIIETKNGFLFTTRRGGVITTDFDLDITGQITVSEGLQRNDILASFLDSNDDVWLGTTNGIDVLNTSAPYYKLSPDGFLKGAGYACIEYQGIMYFGTNNGLFKAEPESFNAYSMVGDLVGQIWGLDVYDDLLWISHQDGLFTYDGETLRHLYNGIGTWQVVKLGSNEDVLISGHYDGLGLIQKQQGTWKFIDRITGIDQSARIMAEEDESTWWVSHPYIGAWRVEFNDLLHPNVQFYDQENGFPSNQKIYVERVGDNLIFTSEEGLYTYDTNSKSVKPLNGIEEHFPSTPSFRRVFNGPKEDMWFITETEFGIMNITESAIDKTVSVAAIPELKQKLVNGFESAEFINDSVAYVGAEDGFISIDLNDLNRFLEKTPSLTLRTVESLNNDTTYYSTLNQNENVLELNKSEASFRIRFRPTSFIQERAISVQTRLEGFEDEWTVDDGSYFRDYTNLPADDYTFVARIVDGNGTVLSSTSFNIEVQSAWYSSTIAVFSWITLGAVILVLVYLSNERKYKKEKAALVIEKEKELQEQKDQSVQVIDQIRSEQLESEIAHKNKELASATMHLVQKGKLLQGIKDGLQGIKIDDAEKASKEIRRLIKVINSDMKLDNNWDQFELHFDQVHVDFLKRLRDQFPQLTPNDHKLCAYLRMNLTTKEIATIMNISVRGVEISRYRLRKKLGIDKEVNLTEFILNV
- a CDS encoding T9SS type A sorting domain-containing protein, yielding MKKIYALLVATLMTCSLVTAQEMYDSFDDVRTVTYGLNIPFPEQMNNGIGGMEWPGWHGTLLQYTVNPGPNDVNDSPSCAEYTRNPAETFDVILVDCGELGDLAPYLAGEKTMTMDVFAPVPGITVQISLQNAELAANNGYPGGRHSEYQAITTTGGEWETLEFTLTGQPWTDGANAGWWPDAATANVDCDEMVLLFNPGVNVSETYYFDNLMGAERAEAPCEAYNEADFVLMDADCDNDGFVIEYTDGRMSIFPDPALDQDDKCLEYARNGGAPDDVVVGNFAQALNIPVGETTTLYFDFWDPAAPSTVLFSIQDDFGLELILGEFVTTTSLQWETFSLDLAPIQGAPNATDFVILIEPGQELAETFYIDNLIVETLVNVEEQSSIDLEIYPNPSTGLVNIKASEQLERYDVYNSMGSLVASDLIIQTQTQIDLSYLSTGLYTVHVTSEAGVSEQKTLFIQP
- a CDS encoding sodium:solute symporter; the protein is MDTLDFLVVGAYFLLIFAVAFYVTRKERKEKSSDAYFLGGKNSGWFVIGASLFASNIGSEHLIGLAGSGARGDFVNGQFEILAALILLLLGWVFVPFYIKSGVFTMPEFLEKRYSRGARRYLSVISILAYVLTKISVTIFAGALVFEQLLGIEFWTGAVLVVIATGVYTIFGGLKAVVYTDMVQMFVLIGGAIAVTAFGIDQLGGWDAMMASITADVGDSKATDYLSLWRPNSDTNYPWTGILFGAPILGVWYWCTDQFIVQRVLSAKDPANARQGTIFAGFLKLLPIFLFVLPGVVAFGLFTQDGTLLLGEDGEILYDAALPAMVANYLPVGLKGLVAAGLLAALMSSLSSVFNSCSTLVTMDFFKIWNPDLSERRLVYIGQVSTAVLVVIGLAWIPLMENMMSDGGLFKYLQSIQAYISPPIAAVFLFGILTPAVNHRGAILALWTGFVIGCVRLALEFMTATDAAGNAILSVQKGGLVDSFVSINFLHFALILFFISSIVHFVGSRGVQHDRQAILYLTMADRNNGFMKEPAVKRDLLLTMILVVLVIILWVMFSPIGMA